The following are from one region of the Halogeometricum sp. S3BR5-2 genome:
- a CDS encoding phosphotransacetylase family protein, whose amino-acid sequence MNTLLVTSTHESTGKTAITLALGKLAQERGSSVGYMKPKGTRLQSNVGKTLDEDPMLAREVLGLDAEMHQMEPIVYSPTFVDGAIRGREDGDELGEIVEENFEQLAEGTDLMLVEGGGVWSTGGIVDMTDVDVADRLDAGVLLVADYTKPSDLDDLLVAAEQFGDRLAGVLFNGVTDAVFDELEQEVVPFLEGRGVPVLGVVPREQELAGVTVSDLADELGADVVTRGDEGAYVERFLVGAMGGDSALRYFRRTKDAAVITGGDRSEIITAALEAPGVKTIILTGGHRPPSAVLGKAEEKGVPVMLVNGDTLSVVDRAEDVVHSGRTRDERTVSTMRDLLFEHTDVDSLVGPADGGDADGE is encoded by the coding sequence ATGAACACGCTACTCGTCACCTCGACCCACGAAAGCACCGGCAAGACGGCCATCACCCTCGCGCTCGGCAAACTCGCACAGGAGCGCGGGAGTTCCGTCGGGTACATGAAACCGAAGGGCACGCGCCTGCAGTCGAACGTCGGGAAGACGCTCGACGAGGACCCGATGCTGGCCCGCGAGGTGCTCGGCCTCGACGCCGAGATGCACCAGATGGAGCCCATCGTCTACTCGCCCACGTTCGTCGACGGCGCCATCCGCGGACGCGAGGACGGCGACGAACTCGGCGAAATCGTCGAGGAGAACTTCGAGCAACTCGCCGAGGGCACGGACCTGATGCTCGTCGAGGGCGGCGGCGTCTGGTCGACCGGCGGCATCGTCGACATGACCGACGTCGACGTGGCCGACCGACTCGACGCGGGCGTCCTCCTCGTCGCCGACTACACGAAGCCCTCGGACCTCGACGACCTGCTCGTCGCCGCCGAGCAGTTCGGCGACCGACTCGCGGGCGTGCTGTTCAACGGCGTCACCGACGCCGTCTTCGACGAACTCGAACAGGAGGTCGTCCCGTTCCTCGAAGGCCGGGGCGTCCCCGTCCTCGGCGTCGTCCCGCGCGAACAGGAACTCGCCGGCGTCACCGTCTCGGACCTCGCGGACGAACTCGGCGCGGACGTGGTGACGCGCGGCGACGAGGGGGCGTACGTCGAGCGGTTCCTCGTCGGCGCGATGGGCGGCGACTCCGCGCTCCGGTACTTCCGCCGGACGAAGGACGCCGCGGTCATCACCGGCGGCGACCGCTCGGAGATAATCACGGCCGCCCTCGAGGCGCCGGGCGTGAAGACCATCATCCTCACCGGCGGTCACCGGCCGCCGTCGGCCGTCCTCGGCAAGGCCGAGGAGAAGGGCGTCCCCGTGATGCTCGTCAACGGCGACACGCTGTCGGTCGTCGACCGCGCGGAGGACGTCGTCCACTCCGGGCGCACCCGCGACGAGCGGACGGTCTCGACGATGCGCGACCTGCTGTTCGAGCACACCGACGTGGACTCGCTGGTCGGTCCGGCCGACGGCGGCGACGCCGACGGGGAGTAG
- a CDS encoding histidine kinase N-terminal 7TM domain-containing protein — protein sequence MAWQVTPYSLPLALSAVVAFAVGVGLARRRRRPGATELSALHVALSGWALVSLLEISSVPISRKMTFSALLYGFVGATSVSWLAFAAAFTDRLTRDARVWVSLATLPVAVVAAALAYPATTLVWTDVRTEVVAGNVHLVVDRGPLFVVFFVFCYLLLTAGTALIARATLSSRTYRQQSALLLGALAVTWVTNVVYFFGLFPPGLDPTPMAFTVSGGLFALALLEFDLFDALPAAREAVRDHVIDDLRDGVVVVVDDEISDINPAAAAALGEPADAVTGRRLDAVAATLAARLDAGERSFEYAPEWCDAIYDVRVSSFSSVTGRIVGEVITLRDVTARRRREQRLSVMNRMLRHDLRNDLNVVSGYASLVADEHGDETDRRAAARKVVERVEEMLDTANKVRDVERALDSGSHPRERVDVGPMLRELVDRAETDSPGSTVVYDGPDAVPVVATPLVESVFDNLVENAIRHCDGDPTVRVAVELDANAVVTVEDDGPGIPEHELDAIRAGGETPLRHASGYGLWLVTWLVNQSGGRVTFDSDATGTRVRVTLPRATEADEGSEATA from the coding sequence ATGGCGTGGCAGGTCACCCCGTACAGTCTCCCGCTTGCGCTCTCCGCCGTCGTCGCGTTCGCGGTCGGAGTCGGCTTAGCGCGGCGGCGACGGCGACCGGGGGCGACCGAACTGTCGGCGCTGCACGTCGCGCTCTCGGGGTGGGCGCTGGTCTCGCTGCTGGAGATTTCGAGCGTCCCCATCTCCCGGAAGATGACGTTCTCCGCGCTGCTGTACGGGTTCGTCGGCGCGACGTCCGTCTCGTGGCTCGCGTTCGCGGCGGCGTTCACCGACCGGTTGACGCGCGACGCGCGCGTCTGGGTGTCGCTCGCTACGCTCCCCGTCGCCGTCGTCGCCGCGGCGCTGGCCTACCCGGCGACGACGCTCGTCTGGACCGACGTGCGGACGGAGGTGGTCGCCGGGAACGTCCACCTCGTGGTGGACCGCGGTCCCCTCTTCGTCGTCTTCTTCGTGTTCTGTTATCTGCTGTTGACGGCTGGAACGGCGCTCATCGCCCGCGCGACGCTGTCATCGCGGACGTACCGACAGCAGAGCGCCCTCCTGTTGGGCGCGCTGGCCGTCACGTGGGTCACGAACGTCGTCTACTTCTTCGGTCTGTTCCCGCCCGGATTGGACCCGACGCCGATGGCGTTCACCGTCTCGGGCGGCCTGTTCGCCCTCGCACTGCTGGAGTTCGACCTGTTCGACGCGCTCCCCGCCGCGCGGGAGGCGGTGCGCGACCACGTCATCGACGACCTGCGGGACGGCGTGGTCGTCGTCGTCGACGACGAGATATCCGATATCAACCCGGCCGCCGCGGCGGCGCTGGGCGAACCCGCCGACGCCGTCACCGGCCGGCGACTCGACGCCGTGGCCGCGACGCTGGCCGCGCGACTCGACGCCGGCGAGCGGTCCTTCGAGTACGCCCCGGAGTGGTGCGACGCCATCTACGACGTGCGCGTCTCCTCGTTCTCCTCGGTGACGGGGCGCATCGTCGGCGAGGTGATAACGCTCCGGGACGTGACCGCCCGCCGCCGGCGCGAACAGCGACTGAGCGTCATGAACCGCATGCTCCGACACGACCTGCGGAACGACCTCAACGTCGTCTCCGGCTACGCGTCGCTCGTCGCCGACGAACACGGCGACGAGACCGACCGGCGGGCGGCCGCGAGGAAGGTCGTCGAACGGGTCGAGGAGATGCTCGACACGGCGAACAAGGTCCGAGACGTCGAACGCGCCCTCGACAGCGGCAGCCACCCCCGCGAGCGCGTCGACGTCGGACCGATGCTCCGCGAACTGGTCGACCGCGCCGAGACGGACTCCCCGGGTTCGACGGTCGTCTACGACGGCCCCGACGCCGTCCCCGTCGTGGCGACGCCGCTCGTGGAGTCCGTCTTCGACAACCTCGTCGAGAACGCGATTCGGCACTGCGACGGCGACCCGACGGTCCGAGTCGCCGTCGAACTGGACGCGAACGCCGTCGTCACGGTCGAAGACGACGGGCCGGGCATCCCCGAACACGAACTGGACGCCATCCGCGCCGGCGGCGAGACGCCGCTTCGCCACGCCAGCGGGTACGGCCTCTGGTTGGTGACGTGGCTCGTCAACCAGTCCGGCGGCCGGGTGACGTTCGACTCCGACGCGACGGGGACGCGGGTCCGCGTGACGCTCCCGCGCGCGACGGAGGCCGACGAGGGGTCGGAGGCGACGGCGTGA
- a CDS encoding M24 family metallopeptidase, whose protein sequence is MTTTPFERRTRDAQAALREAGAEALVCFPSPNLFYLSGFSEEPGERHLFFLVPAEGDPAFLVPDLYETQVRAATWADDVRTWADGEDPAAATEAAVSALGLPDEPRLLVDDTMWARFTQDLRAVLPEATFGLASEVLAPLRVRKDEAELDALRRAGAAADAAMDRVRELGADAVGMTESELAADVEASLADAGGDGTSFETVVGAGENGAMPHYRHGDREIRAGDPVVLDFGTRVDGYPSDQTRTVVFDGDPSAEFREVHEVVHEAQAAAVDAVEPGVAAEAVDRAAREVIEAAGYGERFVHRTGHGVGLEVHEEPYVVAGNDRELESGMVFSVEPGVYLPDRFGVRIEDLVAVTEEGCERLNDSDRGWEC, encoded by the coding sequence ATGACGACCACCCCGTTCGAGCGTCGCACGCGCGACGCGCAGGCCGCACTCCGCGAGGCGGGCGCCGAGGCCCTCGTCTGCTTTCCCAGTCCGAACCTGTTCTACCTCTCGGGCTTCTCGGAGGAACCGGGCGAGCGCCACCTGTTCTTTCTCGTCCCCGCCGAGGGCGACCCGGCGTTCCTCGTCCCCGACCTGTACGAGACGCAGGTGCGCGCGGCGACGTGGGCCGACGACGTGCGCACGTGGGCGGACGGCGAGGACCCCGCCGCAGCCACCGAGGCGGCCGTCTCGGCGCTCGGACTCCCGGATGAGCCGCGACTCCTCGTCGACGACACCATGTGGGCGCGGTTCACGCAGGACCTCCGCGCGGTGCTGCCGGAGGCGACGTTCGGACTGGCCAGCGAGGTGCTCGCCCCCCTCCGCGTCCGCAAGGACGAGGCGGAACTCGACGCCCTGCGGCGGGCGGGCGCGGCGGCCGACGCCGCGATGGACCGCGTGCGCGAACTCGGCGCCGACGCCGTCGGCATGACCGAGTCCGAACTGGCCGCCGACGTCGAGGCGTCCCTCGCCGACGCCGGCGGCGACGGCACCTCGTTCGAGACGGTGGTCGGCGCGGGCGAGAACGGCGCGATGCCGCACTACCGCCACGGCGACCGGGAGATTCGGGCGGGCGACCCCGTCGTCCTCGACTTCGGGACGCGCGTCGACGGCTACCCGAGCGACCAGACGCGGACCGTCGTCTTCGACGGCGACCCCTCGGCGGAGTTCCGCGAGGTGCACGAGGTGGTCCACGAGGCGCAGGCGGCCGCCGTCGACGCCGTCGAACCCGGCGTCGCGGCGGAAGCGGTCGACCGCGCGGCGCGCGAGGTCATCGAGGCGGCGGGGTACGGCGAGCGGTTCGTCCACCGGACGGGCCACGGCGTCGGTCTGGAGGTCCACGAGGAACCGTACGTCGTCGCCGGCAACGACCGGGAACTCGAATCGGGCATGGTGTTCAGCGTCGAACCCGGCGTCTACCTGCCCGACCGATTCGGCGTCCGAATCGAGGACCTCGTCGCCGTCACCGAGGAGGGATGCGAGCGACTGAACGACAGCGACCGCGGCTGGGAGTGCTGA
- a CDS encoding DUF7544 domain-containing protein, with protein MSWHAIDALDDARASTADLLLPFDLGTWLRLALLAVFVGAGASSASVNVNAGGAVTPGLPGASVEFPFGELPLPTPETLPDVGTLAFGVAAVVAALLALALAFWLVSAALEFVFVTGLVDPPVRIRAPFRAQFGNGLRLWAFEACVGLLALLVVGVPAALVVLGGVAVGPGLLLALLPVLLVGVGVAFLVALVLRLSTDFVVPTMLAEDCGVLDGWRRVLPTMRAEWEEFALYLLARLTLGALVGALVAAGALFLAVLVALPFAVLGGAVLFAFSASGPGALPLLAWALLALVGACYLLAVAAASAVLLVPVVTFFRYYSLFLLGRVDEGLDLVGATRATDGDADGEDGGGAGTGGPAVR; from the coding sequence ATGTCGTGGCACGCGATAGACGCCTTGGACGACGCCCGCGCGTCGACGGCCGACCTCCTCCTCCCGTTCGACCTCGGGACGTGGCTCCGCCTCGCCCTCCTCGCCGTCTTCGTCGGCGCCGGCGCCAGCAGCGCCTCGGTCAACGTCAACGCCGGCGGCGCGGTGACGCCGGGGCTTCCGGGGGCGTCCGTCGAGTTCCCGTTCGGCGAACTACCCCTCCCGACTCCGGAGACGCTCCCGGACGTCGGAACCCTCGCGTTCGGCGTCGCGGCCGTCGTCGCCGCGCTCCTCGCCCTCGCACTCGCGTTCTGGCTCGTCTCCGCGGCGCTTGAGTTCGTGTTCGTGACGGGGCTGGTCGACCCCCCGGTTCGCATCCGAGCGCCGTTCCGCGCGCAGTTCGGGAACGGGCTCCGACTGTGGGCCTTCGAGGCGTGCGTCGGACTGCTCGCGCTTCTGGTCGTCGGCGTCCCCGCCGCCCTCGTCGTCCTCGGCGGCGTCGCCGTCGGGCCGGGACTGCTCCTCGCCCTCCTTCCGGTCCTCCTCGTCGGCGTCGGCGTCGCGTTCCTCGTCGCCCTCGTCCTGCGCCTCTCGACGGACTTCGTCGTCCCGACGATGCTCGCGGAGGACTGCGGCGTTCTCGACGGCTGGCGCCGCGTGCTTCCGACGATGCGCGCCGAGTGGGAGGAGTTCGCGCTCTACCTCCTCGCCCGCCTCACGCTGGGCGCCCTCGTCGGTGCGCTGGTCGCCGCGGGGGCGCTCTTTCTCGCCGTCCTCGTGGCGCTCCCGTTCGCGGTGCTCGGCGGCGCCGTCCTGTTCGCGTTCTCCGCGTCGGGACCGGGGGCGCTGCCGCTCCTCGCGTGGGCGCTCCTCGCCCTCGTCGGCGCGTGCTACCTCCTCGCCGTGGCCGCGGCGTCGGCGGTGCTCCTCGTTCCCGTAGTCACGTTCTTCCGGTACTACTCGCTGTTCCTGCTCGGACGCGTCGACGAGGGACTGGACCTCGTGGGCGCGACGCGGGCGACAGACGGCGACGCGGACGGGGAAGACGGCGGCGGCGCTGGCACTGGCGGACCGGCGGTGCGGTGA
- a CDS encoding DUF7543 family protein, with protein MSWQEVRADDRITEWERSDGNATIRLRRRPDDTWTVRLDRLHQAEDGRDYRRERVDGEDEARELVAAWREEHDVAE; from the coding sequence ATGAGTTGGCAGGAAGTCCGCGCGGACGACCGCATCACCGAGTGGGAGCGCAGCGACGGCAACGCGACCATCCGGCTTCGACGGCGCCCCGACGACACGTGGACGGTCCGACTGGACCGCCTCCATCAGGCCGAGGACGGGCGCGACTACCGGCGGGAGCGAGTCGACGGGGAGGACGAGGCGCGCGAACTCGTCGCCGCGTGGCGCGAGGAACACGACGTGGCGGAGTAG
- a CDS encoding CBS domain-containing protein: MSGKAAVDEYMTREVQTVSPTDSVADVARRIAESDGHNGFPVCDGRKVEGFVTARDLLLADDEAPIFTVMSEDIIVAHPDMDVNDAARVILRSGIQKLPVVDDAGNLVGIISNTDVIRSQIERATPEKVGKLMRTLEQIHGITVHEERHSVELADLIPTQGRVYADELDGRKYELERGLAEPLVVIDNDGTLLLADGHHRVMAANRLDVEEMDAYVIVVDDPIELGMQQTAEKEGLSSIDDIDVVDYGRHPLVESTQRLQRE, from the coding sequence CATGACACGAGAGGTACAGACGGTGTCCCCCACCGACTCCGTCGCAGACGTTGCCCGACGCATCGCCGAGAGCGACGGGCACAACGGGTTTCCGGTGTGCGACGGTCGGAAGGTCGAGGGGTTCGTCACCGCCAGAGACCTCCTCCTCGCCGACGACGAGGCGCCCATCTTCACCGTGATGTCCGAGGACATCATCGTCGCGCACCCCGACATGGACGTCAACGACGCCGCGCGCGTCATCCTCCGCTCGGGCATCCAGAAACTCCCCGTCGTCGACGACGCGGGCAACCTCGTCGGCATCATCTCCAACACCGACGTCATCCGCTCGCAGATAGAGCGCGCGACGCCCGAGAAGGTCGGAAAGCTGATGCGGACGCTCGAACAGATTCACGGCATCACCGTCCACGAGGAGCGACACTCGGTCGAACTCGCCGACCTCATCCCCACGCAGGGGCGCGTCTACGCAGACGAACTCGACGGCCGGAAGTACGAACTCGAACGCGGCCTCGCGGAACCCCTCGTCGTCATCGACAACGACGGCACCCTCCTCCTCGCCGACGGCCACCACCGCGTGATGGCCGCGAACCGACTGGACGTCGAGGAGATGGACGCCTACGTCATCGTCGTCGACGACCCCATCGAACTCGGGATGCAACAGACCGCCGAGAAGGAGGGGCTCTCCTCCATCGACGACATCGACGTGGTCGACTACGGTCGACATCCGCTGGTCGAGTCGACTCAACGGCTCCAGCGGGAGTGA